GCCGACGATGCCGGTCAGGTACGCGTTGGCGAGGTAGGAACGACGTTCCAGCGCATCGGCTTTGGGAAGGGCGGTCGCGCCGATCGCCCCGATGCCCTCGATGGCCGGTCGCGGTTCGATGTCCTTGACGTCGATGGCGGCACCCGCGGTCGGCACCGGGGGCAGCGGCAGTTTCGCGAGCAGGATCGTCGTGCGGGGAGCCAGACCGATGCACAGCAGACCGACCGCGGCGATGACGGCGGCGACATCGGCCACCGGCGCATCGATGAGGAGTCGCGCCCCGCAACCGGTGGCGCCGAGCAGCGCCGCGCTGGTCACAGCGCTGTGTGCGGTCGCCCCGGCCGCGGTCATGCGATAACTGACGACCGCGGCGACGAGTGCGAACGCGAAGCCCAGGGTGAGGTGTGCGGCGCCGTATGACCCGGGCGTCACGATCATCCCGGTCACGAAGGCCATCGGTGCGGCACACAGGGACAGCACCGTCGAACTCTGCTCGTCGCGGTAGTAGCGGGACACGATCGTCGAGGCGGTGACGAATCCGACGACCGCCAGCCCGGACAACCCGGCGAACCACAGGGCGCCGGTGCCGGAGCGGACCGCGGCCAGGGACGCCGCCGCCGCGATCGCGGCGACGAGTGCCAGTGCGTAACCGACCTTCCGCGCGGACGCCGCGGTCCAGTCGACGAACTGTGATTCGTTCAATCGGGCGACAGCGTCGACCACGTCGTCGAACAGCACCGGGGACTCCCCGGTTCGCGTGGAGGTCAACAGCAGCAGGTCGCCGTCACGGATTCCCGACTCCGACAGCGACCGGTGCAGGGGCAGTGGGTCCTGTCCGACGAGCGCGAGCGTCCACTTGTTCTGCCGGTCGTGCGGTCGGCCGGGATTGCGGGCGTCGGCATCCGGGTCGTCGGGGTCCGACCTCGAGGGATTGCGCGATTCGATCTGGGCGACAAGGTCACCGATGAGTCCGGCGATGGGGATGCCGGCCGGCAGTCCGACGTCGAGCTGGGTGTTGCCGCCCAGCACGGACACCCGTACGAGTTGCGGCTCGACGGCCCCCTCACCCCGCCGGCGATCCCCGGTGTCCGCGTCGGCAGCGGTGGCCGGGTACCCCGGTGCGAATCCGTCCACAGACGACATCAGGTCAATCCTCCCCCTAGATTCAGCAGCTAACATAGCCAACCGCGGCGGGTTCGACCGCCCGGGGATACACAGCGCGACATGTCAGGGGGGACGTGTGGTCACGACGACGGAGGGCTTTGTGCGTCGCCCGCGCATCACGCCCCCACGCACGCCCGGAGGCGAGGTCAACATCCAGGCGCCGCCGGATGTGCCGCGGGTGGTGCCCGGCGGCCTCCTGATGAAACTGCTGCCGGTGGTGATGGTCGTCGCCGTCGTCGGCATGGTGGCACTGATGGTCGTCACCGGTGGGCGCAACATCCTGACCAACCCGCTGTTCATGATGTTCCCGCTGATGATGCTGATGTCGATGTTCGGCATGTTCGCCGCCGGCGGCCGTGGCGGGGGCAAACGCGCCGGAGAACTCAACGAGGAACGCAAGGACTACTTCCGCTATCTCGGCCAGCTGCGCGGCCAGGTCTTCGAGACCGTCGACAACCAGCGCGCAGCACGCACCTGGAGCCACCCGGACCCGCGTGCGCTGCTCGACGTGATCGGCAGCAGGCGCATGTGGGAACGCCGCCCCAGCGACGCCGACTTCGCCCATGTGCGCGTCGGGGTGGGTGTCCAGCGACTCGCCACGCGGCTCATGCCGCCGGAGACCGGGCCCCTCGAGGACATCGAGCCGGTGTCGATGGTGGCCCTGCGCCGGTTCGTGCGCACGCACTCCGCGGTGTACCGCCTGCCCACCTCGATCTCGCTGCGCGGCTTCCCCGCCATCAACATCGAGGGTGCGCGGCAGGAGACCCGCGAACTCATCCGGTCGATGGTCGTGGAGCTGTGTGCGTTCCACGGTCCCGATCATCTGCACATCGGCATCGTGACCGGTGATCCGGCGGGGGAGGCCTGGGACTGGGCGAAATGGCTTCCGCATGTGGGACATCCGACGCTGCGCGACGGCGTCGGGGCGATGCGGATGATCTATCCGACGCTGGCGGACCTCGAGAACTCGATGGCCGCGGACCTCCTCGAGCGCGGCCGGTTCAGCCGGTCGGCGCCGCCGAACGCCAACCGCGCACACCTCGTGGTGATCATCGACGACGGTTACGTCGCCGGCGACGAGCGGATCATCAACGACGCCGGCATGGAAGGCGTCACGATCCTCGACCTGACCGCGCCGCCGGACGGTCTCGCGGTGCGGCGCGGGCTGCAACTCGTCGTGCGCGGGGGCAAGGTCTCCGCGCGCAGTGCCGCCGGCGTCGAGGAGTTCGCCGACATGGACTCGCTGACGATTCCCGAGGCGGAGGCGATCGCCCGGCGCATGGCGCGCTACCGGCTGGCCACCGCTGCGACGCTGGCCCACCTCGAGTCCGAGGCGACCTCGGCCGACCCCGGCCTGCCCGCGCTGCTGGGCATCGACGACGCCGCACGCTTCGATCCGGCGACGGCCTGGCGCGGTCGTACCGGCCGGGAGCGCCTGCGCGTGCCGATCGGTTACACGCCGACCGGCGCGCCCGTGGAGATCGACATCAAGGAGAGCGCACACGGCGGCATGGGTCCGCACGGGCTGTGCATCGGCGCCACCGGATCGGGGAAGTCGGAGTTCCTGCGCACGCTGGTCCTGGCGATGCTGGCGACTCATTCGCCGTCGGAGCTGAATCTCGTGCTCGTGGACTTCAAGGGCGGCGCGACGTTCCTGGGCTTGGAATCCGCGCCGCACGTCGCCGCGATCATCACGAACCTCGAGCAGGAACTCTCGATGGTCGACCGGATGAAGGACGCGCTCTCGGGCGAGATGAACCGGCGCCAGGAGGTGTTGCGGGCGGCGGGCAACTACGCGAACGTCGCCGACTACGAGCGCGCCCGCGCCTCGGGGGTGCGCCTCGATCCGCTGCCGGCACTGTTCATCGTCGTCGACGAGTTCTCCGAACTGCTCTCGCAGAAGCCCGATTTCGCCGAACTGTTCGTCGCCATCGGTCGTCTGGGTCGCTCGCTGCACATCCATCTGCTGCTCGCCTCGCAGCGGCTGGAAGAAGGCAAACTCCGGGGCCTGGACTCGCACCTGTCGTATCGGATCGGCCTGAAGACGTTCTCCGCCAACGAGTCCCGCTCGGTTCTCGGTGTTCCCGACGCCTATCACCTGCCGAGCGTCCCGGGTTCGGCGTACCTCAAGTGCGATTCGGCGGACCCGATCAGGTTCAACACCTCCTACGTGTCGGGGGCCTACTACTCGCCGACGGTCACCGAGTCGGTCGATCCGACGACCACGGCGTCATCGCGTCGCGGAAACCTCAAGGTGTTCACCGCACTTCCGGTGCCGCTGGAGGAGGGCGCGTCGCGTTCGCTGCTCGATCAGGCCGAGAGCCTGCTCGACGAGGAACCGCCGGCACCCGAGGCGCCCACCGAGTTCGAGCCGGTCTCGGCGCAGGTGCCCACGCTCATGGAGACCATCGTCGAACGCATGGAGCACGCGGGCCCGCCGGCCCACCGCGTGTGGCTGCCGCCGCTGGACGACTCGCCCACCGTGGAACATCTTCTCGGCGAGCGGGACTGGTCCCACCCGGCGGTGCCGGGGCATCTCACGGTTCCGATCGGTGTCGTCGACCGGCCCTACGACCAGCGACGCGACCCGCTCGTCATCGACCTCGCGGGGGCCGCGGGCAACGTGGCGGTGGTCGGCGGTCCGCAGTCGGGCAAGTCGACGACGCTGCGCACGATCATCATGTCGGCCGCCGCGTCCCACACGCCCGAACAGGTGCAGTTCTACTGTCTGGACTTCGGCGGCGGCAGTCTGGCCGGTCTCGCCGGGCTCCCGCATGTCGGCTCGGTCGCCTCGCGCGGCGACATGGACGCGGTCCGCCGTACGGTCGCCGAGGTGGCGGCCGTGGTCCGCTCGCGCGAACTGCTGTTCACCCGGCTGGGCATCGAGTCGATGCGCGACTACAGGTCCCGCCGGGAAGCGTGGTTCCGGTCCGGCGTCACCTCGCCGGCGTCGGACCCGCTCGCGCAGGACCGGTTCGGCGACGTGTTCCTCGTTCTCGACGGCATGAACGTGCTGCGTACCGAACTGGAATCGCTCGAGGAACAGATCACCGCGATCGTGGCCCAGGGGTTGAGCTACGGCGTCCACGTCATGGTCACCGCGTCCCGATGGGCCGAGGTGCGCCCGGCGGTCCGCGATCTCATGGGTACCCGGATCGAGCTGCGGCTGGGCGACCCAATGGATTCCGACATGGGTCGTCGCGCCGCCGCGCTGGTCCCGCAGAACCGACCCGGCCGCGGCCTGACCGGGCAGGAGCTGCACATGCTGATCGCGCTGCCCCGGCTCGATTCGGTCAGCAGTGCCGAGTCGTTGCCCGCGGGCGTCGCCCAGTCGGTCGAGAAGCTCACCGCCGCCTATCCGGGCCGCTCGGCGATGGCCGTGCGCAAGCTGAGCACCGAGATCGGCTACGCATCGGTGCAGCGCGCGGTTGCCGCCGCCGGGCTGACGCTGGCACCCAATCAGGTGGCGATCGGTGTCGGTGAGCTCGAACTCGCCCCGGTGGTCCTCGATTTCACCGCCCAACCGCATTTCATGGCGTTCGCCGACGTCGAACACGGCAAGACCAACCTGCTGCGGACGATCGTCACCGGGCTGGTCGCGGGTGCCACACCCGAGCAGGTGCGCATCGTCTTCGTCGACTACCGCCGCACGATGCTGGGGATCATCGACGGCGATCATCTTGCCGGCTACGCGAGTTCGCCCGACCGCGCGGCGTCGATGATGACGGAGCTGGCGGCGTATCTGAAGAACCGGATGCCGCCCGAGGACGTGACGGTCCAGCAACTGCGGGACCGCACCTGGCTCGACGGCCAGCCCGAGGTGTACGTGGTGGTCGACGACTACGACATGGTCGTCACCTCGACCGGCAATCCGATGCTGCCGATCGTCGAACTGGCCTCCCATGCGCGCGACATCGGGCTGCACATCGTGCTCGCCCGACGTTCCGGCGGCCTCGGTCGGGCGATGTTCGATCCGCTGATCGCGCGCCTCAAGGACCTGTCGTCGGACATCCTGCTGATGAGCGGTGACCGGGACGAGGGATTCATCACCGGCCGGTCGAGGATGCAGACGCTGGTGCCCGGCCGCGGCGAACTGGTGTCGCGCGTCCGGCCGCAGGAGATGATCCAGGTCGCCCATCTCCCGATCGGCGACTAGGGGTGGGTCGGGCCGGATGACACAGCCGGGCGAGGTGCAACCGATCGGCGACGGGATCCGTCCGATGGTGGTCGATCTCGCGTTCGGGACGCCGCTGGTCCATGACCCGGAGCGCGGGCTGCGCCGGGTGGATCGCGATGTGCGGCCGCTGCTCGAGGCGGTGGACCAGATGAGTGTCGTGGTCGACGGTCGGCGCGAACACCTGCGGCAGGTGTGGCGGCGGGTCTTCGCCGGCCTCGACCTGCCCGCGGGTCGACCGCTCGTCGTCGGGCACCCGAGCACCTGGGGACCCCGTCGGGCATCGACCCTCGCCGACCTCGCCGACGGCCGCGCGCCGGTGGCTCTCCTACCGCGGGCGGTGCTCGTCGCGCGCAGTCACGCCGACCTCACCGTGCGACGGTGCGCCGTCGTCGAGACCACTCATCTCCCGCGGCCGCCCGCCGATCCCGGCCACCCGCGACCAGCGTGGTGGGACGTGCAGATCGTGGGGCGCGGTCCGGACGGCTGGGTGATCGAGCGCTCCGGGCTCATCCGTCCCGGTGCCGACCGTGCGCCGCGCTCCTCGCCGAATGCGGACGGGCTCGACATCATCGACGACTCGGTCGAGGCGGTGTTCGTCGACGGGGACCGCCCGGACGAGGTGTCCGCGGCGATCGGCGTCATCGCCGGGCACGCGGTCGCCGGACGCGTGGTCGCCGTCGACCGCGAGCTCGTGGTCCGGCTCGGCCACCGCACCGGCGGTGCGGACGAGGACACGATGGCCCCGGCCCCTGATCCCGGGCCCCCGGACCCGCTCCCGGTCGGCGCCACCCGGCGCCGGTCAGGGACGCTGCTCGCCGCGGCGGTGATGGCGATCCTGGTCGTGAGCGGTGCGATCGGGGTGGGACTCTGGCAGCGCGGCACCGCACCGGACGCGGCGTCGACGGAGGTCGGCCTCGGGCGTGCGACGCTGACGGTGCCCGGCGACTGGCGGCAGTCCGAACAGCGGACCCCGAGCGGTTCGGCCGATGACCCCTCGACCACTCGCGCGGTGTTCGTCGATCCCGACGACGGCCGGCGCATCATCGCCGTCCTCACCGAGGTGCGCGCCGGCTCGACCCGGGAATCGGTCGCGGGGAGCCTGCGCAACCGGATCGAGCAGCGCGGCGACGACGTCGTCACCGAGTTCTCCGCCGCCACCCGGTTCGGCGGGCGGGACGTCATCGGCTACCGCGAGTCACCGGCCTCGGGCGGCGCGATCCGCTGGTACGTCGTGGTCGACGATGGTCTGCAGGTCTCGATCGGTTGTCAGGCGGGTACCGCGGCCGAGTCCCCCGACGACGAATGCGCGGCGGCGGTGCGGTCGGTCCGGGTGTCGCCGTCGTCGTGAGGGCCGAGTCCGTTTTGACCCCGGCCGGAGGCTGAGTCCGTTTTGACCCTGACCAGCACGGTCGCGTAGCCTGGATCGCTGGTGCTCGGCGCCTGGCGCACAGCTGTGTGTCCAGGTCAGCGGAGGCCCGGGTCCCCACTGGTCGCCGGGAACAACCTCTGCCGTGCACCCGACCAGCATTCATTCGACAAGAGTTGAGGACAACTGTGCCTACCTACACCCCGAAGGCCGGTGACATCACGCGTACGTGGCATGTCATCGACGCCGAGAACGTGGTGCTCGGCCGGCTGGCCGTGCAGGTCGCGAACCTGCTTCGCGGCAAGCACAAGCCGACCTACGCCCCGCACATGGACGGCGGCGACTTCGTCGTCATCATCAACGCGGAAAAGGTCGCGCTGACCAGCAACAAGGCTGATCGCAAGCTGAACTACACCCACTCGGGGCACCCCGGTGGCCTGAAGTCCCGCACCACCACCGAGCTGCTCGCGACCTACCCCGAGCGGGTCATCGAGAAGGCCGTCAAGGGCATGCTGCCGTCGACCAAGCTCGGCCGCGCCATGGCCTCGAAGCTGAAGGTCTACGCCGGCCCGAACCATCCGCACGCGGCCCAGCGCCCCGTCCCCTTCGAGATCAAGCAGGTGGCCCAGTGAGCAACGAGAACATCAACGACGCCGTCGAGGCCGTCGACGAGGCTGCCGTCGAGGTCGTGGAGGCCGTCGAGGTCGCCGCTGACGACTACGACGCCGCTGTCGTCGAAGAGGTCCGCGAGCCGGTCGTCATCGACCGTCCGATCCAGACCGTCGGCCGCCGCAAGGAGGCCGTCGTCCGCGTTCGCCTGGCGCCGGGTTCCGGTGAGTTCACCCTCAACGGCCGTTCGCTGGAGGACTACTTCCCCAACAAGGTGCACCAGCAGCTGATCAAGGCCCCGCTGGTCACCGTCGAGCGCACCGAGTCGTTCGACATCTACGCCAAGCTCGTCGGCGGCGGCCCGGGCCAGGCCGGCGCGCTGCGTCTCGCCATCGCGCGTGCGCTCATCGAGGTCACCCCGGAGGATCGTCCCGCCCTGAAGAAGGCCGGCTTCCTCACCCGTGACCCGCGTGCGGTCGAGCGCAAGAAGTACGGCCTCAAGAAGGCCCGCAAGGCGTCGCAGTACTCCAAGCGCTGATCTTGGCACGCCTTTTCGGAACCGACGGCGTCCGAGGCCTGGCCAACGACGAGCTCACCCCCGAGCTCGCGTTGCGCCTGGCCTCGGCCGCCGCGGTCGTTTTCGCAGAGAGTTCGGCGACCGATTCGCACCGGCGTCCGCGCGCGGTCGTCGGACGTGATCCGCGCGCATCCGGCGAGATGCTGGAAGCCGCGGTGTGTGCGGGGCTCGCCGCCACCGGAGTCGACGCCATCTGCGTCGGCACCGTGCCGACCCCGGCGGTCGCCTTCCTGACCGCGGACTACCACGCCGACTTCGGCGTGATGATCTCCGCGTCGCACAACCCCATGCCCGACAACGGGATCAAGTTCTTCTCCGGCGGCGGGCACAAGCTCGACGACGCTGTCGAGGACCGCATCGAAGCGACCATGGACGGCGAGTTCATCCGCCCG
The genomic region above belongs to Gordonia hongkongensis and contains:
- the eccCa gene encoding type VII secretion protein EccCa, which codes for MVTTTEGFVRRPRITPPRTPGGEVNIQAPPDVPRVVPGGLLMKLLPVVMVVAVVGMVALMVVTGGRNILTNPLFMMFPLMMLMSMFGMFAAGGRGGGKRAGELNEERKDYFRYLGQLRGQVFETVDNQRAARTWSHPDPRALLDVIGSRRMWERRPSDADFAHVRVGVGVQRLATRLMPPETGPLEDIEPVSMVALRRFVRTHSAVYRLPTSISLRGFPAINIEGARQETRELIRSMVVELCAFHGPDHLHIGIVTGDPAGEAWDWAKWLPHVGHPTLRDGVGAMRMIYPTLADLENSMAADLLERGRFSRSAPPNANRAHLVVIIDDGYVAGDERIINDAGMEGVTILDLTAPPDGLAVRRGLQLVVRGGKVSARSAAGVEEFADMDSLTIPEAEAIARRMARYRLATAATLAHLESEATSADPGLPALLGIDDAARFDPATAWRGRTGRERLRVPIGYTPTGAPVEIDIKESAHGGMGPHGLCIGATGSGKSEFLRTLVLAMLATHSPSELNLVLVDFKGGATFLGLESAPHVAAIITNLEQELSMVDRMKDALSGEMNRRQEVLRAAGNYANVADYERARASGVRLDPLPALFIVVDEFSELLSQKPDFAELFVAIGRLGRSLHIHLLLASQRLEEGKLRGLDSHLSYRIGLKTFSANESRSVLGVPDAYHLPSVPGSAYLKCDSADPIRFNTSYVSGAYYSPTVTESVDPTTTASSRRGNLKVFTALPVPLEEGASRSLLDQAESLLDEEPPAPEAPTEFEPVSAQVPTLMETIVERMEHAGPPAHRVWLPPLDDSPTVEHLLGERDWSHPAVPGHLTVPIGVVDRPYDQRRDPLVIDLAGAAGNVAVVGGPQSGKSTTLRTIIMSAAASHTPEQVQFYCLDFGGGSLAGLAGLPHVGSVASRGDMDAVRRTVAEVAAVVRSRELLFTRLGIESMRDYRSRREAWFRSGVTSPASDPLAQDRFGDVFLVLDGMNVLRTELESLEEQITAIVAQGLSYGVHVMVTASRWAEVRPAVRDLMGTRIELRLGDPMDSDMGRRAAALVPQNRPGRGLTGQELHMLIALPRLDSVSSAESLPAGVAQSVEKLTAAYPGRSAMAVRKLSTEIGYASVQRAVAAAGLTLAPNQVAIGVGELELAPVVLDFTAQPHFMAFADVEHGKTNLLRTIVTGLVAGATPEQVRIVFVDYRRTMLGIIDGDHLAGYASSPDRAASMMTELAAYLKNRMPPEDVTVQQLRDRTWLDGQPEVYVVVDDYDMVVTSTGNPMLPIVELASHARDIGLHIVLARRSGGLGRAMFDPLIARLKDLSSDILLMSGDRDEGFITGRSRMQTLVPGRGELVSRVRPQEMIQVAHLPIGD
- the rpsI gene encoding 30S ribosomal protein S9 translates to MSNENINDAVEAVDEAAVEVVEAVEVAADDYDAAVVEEVREPVVIDRPIQTVGRRKEAVVRVRLAPGSGEFTLNGRSLEDYFPNKVHQQLIKAPLVTVERTESFDIYAKLVGGGPGQAGALRLAIARALIEVTPEDRPALKKAGFLTRDPRAVERKKYGLKKARKASQYSKR
- the rplM gene encoding 50S ribosomal protein L13, whose protein sequence is MPTYTPKAGDITRTWHVIDAENVVLGRLAVQVANLLRGKHKPTYAPHMDGGDFVVIINAEKVALTSNKADRKLNYTHSGHPGGLKSRTTTELLATYPERVIEKAVKGMLPSTKLGRAMASKLKVYAGPNHPHAAQRPVPFEIKQVAQ
- the eccD gene encoding type VII secretion integral membrane protein EccD translates to MSSVDGFAPGYPATAADADTGDRRRGEGAVEPQLVRVSVLGGNTQLDVGLPAGIPIAGLIGDLVAQIESRNPSRSDPDDPDADARNPGRPHDRQNKWTLALVGQDPLPLHRSLSESGIRDGDLLLLTSTRTGESPVLFDDVVDAVARLNESQFVDWTAASARKVGYALALVAAIAAAASLAAVRSGTGALWFAGLSGLAVVGFVTASTIVSRYYRDEQSSTVLSLCAAPMAFVTGMIVTPGSYGAAHLTLGFAFALVAAVVSYRMTAAGATAHSAVTSAALLGATGCGARLLIDAPVADVAAVIAAVGLLCIGLAPRTTILLAKLPLPPVPTAGAAIDVKDIEPRPAIEGIGAIGATALPKADALERRSYLANAYLTGIVGGLTIVTAIAAVLTAAPLAGFEWRNAVYAAIIGVVLCLRGRSHSDLFQAGILVIGGSLVVITLITGLAFGDDQWPVIGFALGILVVIGALVFGVVAPNQDFSPVMRRWAEIGEYILVALIVPLLLWLLDLYRMVREI
- a CDS encoding type VII secretion-associated protein codes for the protein MTQPGEVQPIGDGIRPMVVDLAFGTPLVHDPERGLRRVDRDVRPLLEAVDQMSVVVDGRREHLRQVWRRVFAGLDLPAGRPLVVGHPSTWGPRRASTLADLADGRAPVALLPRAVLVARSHADLTVRRCAVVETTHLPRPPADPGHPRPAWWDVQIVGRGPDGWVIERSGLIRPGADRAPRSSPNADGLDIIDDSVEAVFVDGDRPDEVSAAIGVIAGHAVAGRVVAVDRELVVRLGHRTGGADEDTMAPAPDPGPPDPLPVGATRRRSGTLLAAAVMAILVVSGAIGVGLWQRGTAPDAASTEVGLGRATLTVPGDWRQSEQRTPSGSADDPSTTRAVFVDPDDGRRIIAVLTEVRAGSTRESVAGSLRNRIEQRGDDVVTEFSAATRFGGRDVIGYRESPASGGAIRWYVVVDDGLQVSIGCQAGTAAESPDDECAAAVRSVRVSPSS